A single Gemmatimonadales bacterium DNA region contains:
- the ligD gene encoding non-homologous end-joining DNA ligase: MSGGRPAPIAPMLATLAEPAPPPPGWSCEPKLDGVRCLAVVTPDAVQLVSRNGRALGDAYPELVTAMRAACRGSGTFDGEVVAIDEARGLSSFSLLQERMQLRDARRALTSGVVVEYWLFDCLGFRGRDLKPRSLVERRHALERAVRFGGSLRLTPHWPAEREFAARYAAVCRRGGEGLITKRLASPYRAGRSRDWLKMKCVRRQEFVVGGWTEPRGSRERLGALLVGYFDGSGALRYAGKVGTGFDREMLELLAALLAPLARRTSPFAGGAAPDEPAVHWVRPALVAEIAFAEWTHEGHLRHPRFVGLRHDKAASAVRREDHRATVSRPATLTRARTPRRRAL, from the coding sequence GTGAGCGGGGGCCGTCCAGCACCCATCGCGCCGATGCTCGCGACGCTGGCGGAACCCGCGCCGCCGCCACCGGGCTGGAGCTGCGAGCCCAAGCTCGACGGCGTGCGCTGCCTCGCGGTGGTGACCCCCGACGCGGTGCAGCTGGTCTCGCGGAACGGCCGCGCGCTGGGCGATGCCTACCCCGAGCTGGTGACCGCCATGCGCGCCGCATGTCGGGGCTCGGGGACGTTCGACGGCGAAGTCGTGGCGATCGACGAAGCGCGAGGACTCTCGAGCTTCTCGCTGCTGCAGGAACGCATGCAACTGCGCGACGCCCGGCGCGCGCTCACCAGCGGTGTGGTGGTGGAGTACTGGCTCTTCGATTGCCTGGGGTTCCGCGGCCGTGACCTCAAGCCACGCTCGCTCGTTGAGCGGCGGCACGCGCTGGAGCGGGCGGTGCGGTTCGGCGGGTCGCTCCGGCTCACCCCGCACTGGCCCGCGGAGCGCGAATTCGCCGCGCGGTATGCCGCCGTATGCCGCCGGGGCGGCGAGGGGCTCATCACCAAGCGACTCGCGAGCCCGTACCGCGCGGGCCGCTCCCGCGACTGGCTCAAGATGAAGTGCGTCCGGCGACAGGAATTTGTCGTCGGCGGATGGACCGAGCCCCGGGGCAGCCGTGAGCGCCTGGGCGCGCTGCTCGTGGGCTATTTCGACGGCTCGGGCGCGCTCCGGTACGCCGGCAAGGTGGGCACCGGCTTCGATCGGGAGATGCTCGAGCTTCTCGCGGCGCTCCTCGCGCCGCTTGCCCGCCGGACTTCGCCCTTCGCCGGCGGCGCTGCGCCCGATGAGCCGGCGGTGCACTGGGTGCGACCGGCGCTCGTCGCCGAGATCGCCTTCGCGGAATGGACGCACGAGGGACACCTGCGCCATCCGCGGTTCGTTGGACTGCGGCACGACAAGGCGGCGAGCGCCGTGCGGCGGGAAGACCATCGAGCGACCGTCAGCCGCCCCGCCACGCTCACGCGCGCACGTACACCTCGCCGCCGCGCTCTCTGA
- the thiC gene encoding phosphomethylpyrimidine synthase ThiC produces the protein MATMLSDPALPAAAPSFAEAFPNSTKIYLDGSRGVRVPMREIALSGGEPPLRVYDTSGPQGSDVREGLPGVRGEWIAGRDVERAHRRTGGPAGRSERATAERPDLSARPPVRLSVLRGRSCVTQLHYARAGEITPEMEFVALREGMSAELVRSEVARGRAIIPANVNHPELEPMAIGRAFHVKINANIGNSAVSSSIEEEVEKLRWATLWGADTVMDLSTGKHIHETREWIIRNSAVPIGTVPIYQALEKVGGVAEDLTWDVYRDTLIEQCEQGVDYFTVHAGVLLRYVPLTADRVTGIVSRGGSILAKWCLAHHQENFLYTRFREICAIMAAYDVAFSLGDGLRPGSIADANDAAQFAELETQGELTRIAWEYDVQVMNEGPGHVPMHLIRENMEKQLAWCDEAPFYTLGPLTTDIAPGYDHITSAIGAAMIGWFGTAMLCYVTPKEHLGLPDRDDVKAGVIAYKIAAHAADLAKGHPRARAWDDALSRARFDFRWEDQFNLSLDPVTARAFHDETLPADGAKLAHFCSMCGPKFCSMRISQDLRDEARRQAEQGMAEKAAEFRERGGEVYVRA, from the coding sequence ATGGCCACGATGCTGTCCGACCCGGCTCTTCCCGCCGCCGCCCCGTCCTTCGCGGAGGCGTTTCCCAACTCGACCAAGATCTATCTCGACGGCAGCCGCGGCGTGCGGGTGCCGATGCGCGAGATCGCGCTCTCCGGTGGCGAACCGCCCCTCCGGGTGTACGACACCAGCGGGCCGCAGGGGTCCGACGTGCGCGAGGGGTTACCGGGGGTGAGGGGGGAATGGATTGCGGGGAGAGATGTGGAACGGGCGCACAGGCGGACGGGCGGACCGGCGGGCAGAAGTGAACGTGCGACCGCTGAACGGCCCGACCTGTCCGCCCGACCGCCTGTGCGCCTGTCCGTCCTCCGCGGCCGGAGCTGCGTCACCCAGCTCCACTATGCCCGTGCCGGAGAGATTACTCCGGAGATGGAATTCGTGGCGCTGCGTGAGGGAATGAGCGCTGAGCTGGTGCGGAGCGAGGTGGCGCGCGGCCGCGCGATCATCCCGGCGAACGTCAACCACCCCGAGCTCGAGCCGATGGCGATCGGCCGCGCGTTCCACGTCAAGATCAACGCCAATATCGGCAACTCGGCAGTCAGCTCGTCCATCGAGGAGGAGGTCGAGAAGCTCCGCTGGGCCACGCTCTGGGGCGCCGACACGGTGATGGATCTCTCGACCGGCAAGCACATCCACGAGACCCGCGAGTGGATCATCCGCAACTCCGCGGTGCCGATCGGGACGGTGCCGATCTATCAGGCGCTGGAAAAGGTGGGCGGTGTGGCGGAGGACCTGACATGGGACGTGTACCGGGACACGCTGATCGAGCAATGCGAGCAGGGCGTGGACTATTTCACGGTGCACGCCGGCGTGTTGCTCCGGTACGTGCCGCTCACCGCCGACCGCGTCACCGGCATCGTCTCGCGCGGCGGGTCGATTCTCGCCAAGTGGTGCCTCGCGCACCATCAGGAGAACTTCCTCTACACGCGCTTCCGCGAGATCTGCGCGATCATGGCGGCCTACGACGTCGCCTTTTCGCTGGGCGACGGGCTCCGGCCGGGCAGCATCGCCGACGCGAACGACGCGGCGCAGTTCGCCGAGCTCGAGACCCAGGGCGAGCTCACCCGGATCGCGTGGGAGTACGACGTGCAGGTGATGAACGAGGGACCGGGTCACGTCCCCATGCACCTCATCCGCGAGAATATGGAGAAGCAGCTCGCCTGGTGCGACGAGGCGCCGTTCTACACGCTGGGCCCGCTCACGACCGACATCGCGCCGGGGTACGACCACATCACGAGCGCCATCGGCGCCGCGATGATCGGCTGGTTCGGCACGGCGATGCTCTGCTACGTGACACCGAAGGAGCACCTGGGCCTGCCGGATCGCGACGACGTGAAGGCGGGCGTGATCGCGTACAAGATCGCCGCGCACGCCGCCGATCTCGCCAAGGGACACCCGCGCGCCCGCGCCTGGGACGACGCGCTCTCGCGCGCGCGCTTCGATTTCCGGTGGGAGGATCAGTTCAATCTTTCGCTCGACCCGGTCACCGCGCGCGCCTTCCACGACGAGACGCTGCCGGCCGACGGCGCCAAGCTCGCGCACTTCTGCTCGATGTGCGGCCCCAAGTTCTGCTCGATGCGGATCAGCCAGGACCTGCGCGACGAGGCGCGGCGCCAGGCGGAGCAGGGCATGGCCGAGAAGGCGGCGGAGTTCAGAGAGCGCGGCGGCGAGGTGTACGTGCGCGCGTGA
- a CDS encoding class I SAM-dependent methyltransferase: MGTSHSTVLEFRKPRASPPRGGPAARAARAILTSLFGPPGERDFAVRLWDGTVDRPGTAGKPRFTLVFNHPAALRRMLLPPSETRAARAYLRGDIDVEGDLERATALADRLASRLGSPGACARLLARLLALPRTAEPREGAGARHFAARRARLHAPKTDRAAVRFHYDVGNDFYRLWLDRRMVYSCGYFPTGAEDIDAAQEAKLDHICRKLRLAPGERFLDIGCGWGALVMHAAERYGVNALGITLSRQQAAYAGKAIAAAGLAGRCRVAVCDYRELASGGPTAEPLSAEPVSTEPLAGAFDKVASVGMFEHVGRRMLPTYFAEAFRLTRPGGLFLNHGIVQLAPRGARPMVHGAARLLWHPGRFIERYVFPGGELVPAALAVHCGEEAGFELRDGESLREHYALTLRQWVRRLEAHAAEARELVGEPTYRVWKLYMAGSARAFAAARIGLVQLLFAKPDGQGGCPLPLNRSDLYRDSPRLVH; the protein is encoded by the coding sequence GTGGGCACGTCGCACTCCACAGTACTCGAATTTCGCAAGCCTCGAGCATCGCCTCCGCGCGGCGGTCCGGCGGCGCGGGCCGCGCGCGCGATCCTGACCTCGCTGTTCGGGCCTCCCGGCGAGCGGGACTTCGCGGTGCGGCTCTGGGATGGAACGGTGGATCGCCCCGGCACCGCCGGGAAGCCGCGCTTCACGCTGGTCTTCAACCATCCGGCGGCGCTCAGGCGGATGCTCCTCCCGCCGAGCGAAACCAGAGCGGCCCGAGCGTACCTGCGGGGCGACATCGACGTCGAAGGCGATCTGGAGCGGGCCACCGCGCTGGCCGACCGGCTCGCGAGCCGCCTGGGCTCGCCGGGCGCATGCGCGCGGCTCCTGGCTCGCCTGCTCGCGCTGCCGCGGACAGCAGAGCCCCGGGAAGGAGCGGGGGCGCGGCACTTCGCGGCGCGCCGCGCGCGGTTGCACGCGCCGAAGACCGATCGCGCGGCGGTGCGCTTCCACTATGACGTGGGCAACGACTTCTACCGGCTATGGCTGGACCGCCGGATGGTGTACTCCTGCGGCTATTTCCCCACCGGCGCCGAGGACATCGACGCGGCGCAGGAGGCCAAGCTCGATCACATCTGCCGCAAGCTGCGCCTCGCACCCGGCGAGCGGTTCCTCGACATCGGTTGCGGCTGGGGCGCGCTCGTCATGCACGCCGCCGAGCGTTATGGGGTAAACGCGCTCGGGATCACCCTCAGCCGCCAGCAGGCGGCCTACGCCGGCAAGGCCATCGCCGCCGCCGGACTCGCGGGTCGTTGCCGGGTGGCCGTATGCGACTATCGGGAGCTAGCCTCGGGCGGTCCCACCGCGGAGCCGCTCAGTGCCGAACCGGTGAGCACGGAGCCGCTCGCCGGCGCATTCGACAAGGTGGCCAGCGTCGGCATGTTCGAGCATGTGGGCCGGCGCATGCTTCCCACCTACTTCGCGGAGGCGTTCCGGCTCACTCGGCCGGGCGGGCTCTTCCTCAATCACGGCATCGTCCAGCTCGCGCCGCGCGGTGCGAGGCCCATGGTGCACGGCGCCGCGCGCCTGCTCTGGCATCCCGGGCGCTTCATCGAGCGTTACGTCTTTCCCGGCGGCGAGCTGGTGCCCGCCGCGCTGGCGGTGCACTGCGGCGAGGAGGCCGGGTTCGAGCTGCGCGACGGCGAGAGCCTGCGCGAGCACTACGCCCTCACGCTCCGGCAGTGGGTGCGCCGGCTCGAAGCGCACGCGGCCGAGGCGCGCGAGCTGGTGGGTGAGCCCACCTATCGGGTGTGGAAGCTCTACATGGCGGGTTCGGCGCGTGCATTTGCCGCCGCCCGGATCGGACTGGTGCAGCTACTCTTTGCCAAGCCGGACGGCCAGGGCGGCTGTCCCCTCCCTCTCAACCGCAGCGATCTCTACCGCGATTCACCCCGGCTGGTTCACTGA
- a CDS encoding TIGR02265 family protein, with protein sequence MQQIKGAVLKSRIAFVEEHFGKSGVQRVIESLAPEDQRPLRMVFTSNWYPFELGKRLDDAIVRVLGEGRPEFFERLGAASAEKNLGSLHSGYLSPGDPQAFLAKAPAIYALYYETGRREYQPTGEKSGVLTTRDAETFSAPDCLTVIGWYKRALEMCGARGVNVTEEECRARGGAVCRYRISWQ encoded by the coding sequence ATGCAGCAGATCAAGGGCGCGGTCCTCAAATCACGGATCGCGTTCGTCGAGGAGCACTTCGGCAAGTCGGGCGTACAACGGGTGATCGAGAGCCTCGCGCCCGAAGACCAGCGCCCGCTCCGCATGGTGTTCACTTCGAACTGGTATCCATTCGAGTTGGGCAAGCGGCTCGACGATGCCATCGTCCGCGTGCTCGGCGAAGGCCGGCCCGAGTTCTTCGAGCGCCTGGGCGCGGCGTCGGCCGAGAAGAATCTGGGCTCGTTGCACAGCGGCTATCTGTCGCCCGGCGATCCTCAGGCGTTTCTGGCCAAGGCCCCGGCCATCTACGCACTCTACTATGAGACCGGCCGCCGCGAATACCAGCCCACCGGCGAGAAGTCGGGGGTCCTCACCACGCGCGATGCCGAAACCTTCAGCGCGCCCGATTGCCTCACCGTCATCGGTTGGTACAAGCGGGCGCTCGAGATGTGCGGCGCGCGCGGCGTGAACGTTACCGAAGAGGAGTGCCGGGCCAGGGGCGGTGCCGTGTGCCGCTACCGCATCTCCTGGCAGTGA
- the pdxH gene encoding pyridoxamine 5'-phosphate oxidase, with the protein MSIGDIRRDYARARLDEGDVAADPYTQFGRWFEDARRAELGDANAMVLATATPDGTPSARVVLLKGFDQGGFTFFTDYRSQKGRELAANPRAALVFYWRELERQVRIAGSVGRAPAAASDAYFRSRPRASRLSAWASHQSECVESRAALEARVRELDARYPGDDVPLPPYWGGFVVVPDRVEFWQGRENRLHDRINYTRTGGGWLTERLSP; encoded by the coding sequence GTGTCGATCGGGGACATCCGGCGCGACTACGCCCGCGCGCGGCTCGACGAGGGCGATGTCGCCGCCGACCCGTATACCCAGTTCGGCAGGTGGTTCGAGGATGCCCGGCGCGCCGAGCTGGGCGATGCGAACGCCATGGTGCTCGCCACCGCGACGCCCGACGGGACGCCGTCCGCGCGGGTCGTCCTTCTCAAGGGCTTCGACCAGGGTGGGTTCACGTTTTTCACCGACTACCGAAGCCAGAAGGGGCGCGAGCTCGCGGCCAACCCGCGCGCGGCACTGGTGTTCTACTGGAGGGAGCTCGAGCGGCAGGTGCGGATCGCCGGGTCGGTCGGGCGGGCGCCTGCGGCCGCGAGCGACGCTTACTTCCGCAGCCGGCCGCGCGCCAGCAGGTTGAGTGCCTGGGCGTCGCATCAGAGCGAGTGCGTGGAGAGCCGCGCGGCGCTGGAAGCGCGGGTGCGCGAGCTGGACGCCCGGTACCCCGGCGACGACGTTCCGCTGCCACCTTATTGGGGTGGCTTCGTCGTGGTACCCGATCGCGTGGAGTTCTGGCAGGGGCGGGAAAACCGGCTGCACGACCGGATCAACTACACACGCACCGGCGGCGGTTGGCTGACAGAGCGGCTCTCGCCTTGA
- a CDS encoding M24 family metallopeptidase codes for MPTSRFSSAPRGRAALRAALLAAMVAAVPPQSVAAQSADPAPDSIRPFGTLREQAERQQRWLAERLDSILPKLMRREGIDMWVVPMREYNEDPVFSSLVSPTTFAARRRTIYVFYDRGPAQGVERIALGGSSQGGLYQAMRSTKQVTAAVGGRQAELWGDQQWQVLKEVVDARHPRAIGIDISRTFAFADGLSAGEYEGMRKALGAKWARRFKRAEALPVDLIAARLPDEQRAYNDLAKLTWAVIDSMFSAQTIRPGVTRVSDLQWYFRQRVNDLGLGTWFQPTVDVQRAGVTAESLGEDPVIERGDVLHCDVGITALRLNTDVQHLAYVLKDGETDAPAGLKQALARSNRMQDIMMEEIRPGRTGNEILMSARARMAADGIDGTIYSHPIGLNGHGAGPLIGLWDYQEGVPGRGDHKVIPNMWFSIELQSTTPVAEWQDQPVRMAQEEDMVMAPDGTPRWAYQRQTSLRLVH; via the coding sequence ATGCCTACGTCACGATTCTCCTCTGCTCCACGGGGGCGCGCCGCGCTCCGAGCCGCACTTCTCGCGGCCATGGTCGCCGCGGTGCCGCCCCAGTCCGTGGCGGCTCAGTCGGCCGATCCGGCTCCCGATTCCATCCGTCCCTTCGGCACGCTCCGCGAGCAGGCGGAGCGGCAGCAGCGCTGGCTCGCCGAACGGCTCGACAGCATTCTCCCCAAGCTCATGCGGCGCGAAGGAATCGACATGTGGGTGGTCCCGATGCGGGAGTACAACGAGGACCCGGTGTTCAGCTCTCTCGTATCCCCCACCACGTTCGCGGCGCGCCGCCGCACTATCTACGTGTTCTATGACCGCGGCCCCGCGCAGGGTGTCGAGCGCATTGCCCTGGGCGGCAGCTCGCAGGGTGGCCTGTACCAGGCGATGCGCTCGACCAAGCAGGTGACGGCGGCCGTGGGTGGCCGGCAGGCGGAGCTCTGGGGCGACCAGCAGTGGCAGGTGCTGAAGGAGGTGGTCGACGCCCGGCACCCGAGGGCCATCGGCATCGACATCTCCAGGACGTTCGCCTTTGCCGACGGGCTCTCCGCCGGCGAGTACGAGGGCATGCGAAAGGCGCTCGGCGCCAAGTGGGCGCGCCGCTTCAAGCGAGCCGAGGCGCTGCCGGTGGACCTCATCGCCGCGCGGCTGCCTGACGAGCAGCGCGCCTACAACGACCTTGCCAAGCTCACCTGGGCCGTGATCGACAGCATGTTCTCCGCGCAGACGATCCGACCCGGGGTCACGCGCGTGAGCGACCTCCAATGGTATTTCCGCCAGCGGGTGAACGACCTTGGCTTGGGCACCTGGTTCCAGCCGACGGTCGACGTGCAGCGCGCGGGCGTCACCGCCGAGTCGTTGGGCGAGGACCCGGTGATCGAGCGGGGAGACGTCCTCCACTGCGACGTGGGGATCACCGCGCTCCGGCTCAACACCGACGTCCAGCATCTGGCCTACGTCCTCAAGGATGGTGAGACCGACGCGCCCGCGGGCCTCAAGCAGGCGCTCGCCCGCTCCAATCGAATGCAGGACATCATGATGGAAGAGATCCGTCCGGGGCGGACCGGCAACGAGATCCTGATGTCGGCCCGCGCGCGGATGGCCGCGGACGGCATCGACGGCACGATCTACTCGCATCCGATCGGCCTCAACGGCCACGGGGCGGGCCCGCTCATCGGGCTCTGGGACTACCAGGAGGGCGTGCCCGGCCGCGGCGACCACAAGGTCATCCCCAACATGTGGTTCTCGATCGAGCTGCAGTCTACGACGCCCGTGGCCGAGTGGCAGGACCAGCCGGTGCGGATGGCGCAGGAGGAGGACATGGTGATGGCCCCCGACGGCACGCCGCGTTGGGCGTATCAGCGGCAGACGAGCCTCCGCCTGGTGCATTGA
- a CDS encoding lysylphosphatidylglycerol synthase transmembrane domain-containing protein: MPSERAPGAAISMRISPSVRWSIKLLLSFALLWFILSNISFGSLSQALAHVDWAWIAGGVALLPVSVGLAALQIRTVIERQGLQMTVGELVALNLATSFYNLFLPGYLAGGAVRWYKLARAEGRPVEALAAVLYNRFVDSSLVLAAGAVFWLLDDRAAGTRAVPWLFGGLLAALVLAQRALAHRAVGDWIRRRLATGRLGAMLSPRFNGRIGTVLDAAARFDAVPARFIARVAGLCAARHLTGILTFYFFARALGLSLSFASAGWVRSVLVVVAMLPVSLGGLGVREGSLIAVLGPYGIAASTAVALGLLMFGRDLIAATAGGLLEARSFLSLQPSGD, encoded by the coding sequence TTGCCGTCTGAGCGCGCCCCCGGCGCCGCCATCTCCATGCGCATCTCGCCGTCGGTCCGCTGGTCGATCAAGCTCCTGCTTTCCTTCGCGCTCCTCTGGTTCATACTCAGCAACATCTCGTTCGGGTCGCTGAGCCAGGCGCTCGCCCACGTGGACTGGGCCTGGATCGCAGGCGGCGTGGCGCTCCTCCCCGTCTCGGTGGGCCTTGCGGCCCTGCAGATACGGACGGTGATAGAGCGGCAGGGATTGCAGATGACGGTGGGCGAGCTCGTTGCGCTGAATCTCGCGACCAGCTTCTACAATCTCTTCCTGCCCGGCTACCTGGCCGGCGGTGCGGTACGGTGGTACAAGCTCGCGCGGGCCGAGGGACGTCCGGTCGAGGCGCTTGCCGCGGTGTTGTACAACCGATTCGTGGACTCGTCACTGGTGCTGGCCGCCGGCGCCGTGTTCTGGCTGCTCGACGACCGCGCGGCGGGGACGCGCGCGGTGCCGTGGCTCTTCGGCGGGCTGCTCGCGGCCCTCGTGCTGGCACAACGCGCCCTCGCCCATCGAGCCGTCGGCGACTGGATCCGGCGCCGGCTCGCCACGGGGCGCCTCGGCGCAATGCTCTCCCCGCGGTTCAACGGGCGCATCGGGACGGTTCTCGATGCCGCGGCGCGGTTCGACGCCGTGCCGGCGCGATTTATCGCGCGCGTGGCGGGGCTCTGCGCGGCGCGGCATCTCACCGGAATCCTGACCTTCTACTTCTTTGCCCGCGCGCTTGGGCTGAGCTTGAGCTTCGCGAGCGCGGGCTGGGTGCGGAGCGTGCTCGTGGTGGTCGCCATGCTGCCGGTGAGCCTCGGCGGCCTCGGCGTGCGGGAGGGCAGCCTCATTGCGGTGCTCGGGCCCTACGGCATCGCGGCGTCCACGGCGGTGGCGCTTGGGCTGCTCATGTTCGGGCGCGACCTGATCGCCGCCACCGCGGGCGGGCTACTCGAGGCCCGCAGCTTTCTCTCCCTCCAGCCATCGGGTGATTGA
- a CDS encoding glycosyltransferase family 4 protein: MRKTRRGLAGPTHRHEPARARILLTVGPREVPAYKKLSVWLCPLPRHGPNRRMMRILTLSYEFPPIGGGGSRVVAGLAGQLARAGHAVDLVTMAFQELPRRETVDGIEVHRVRCFRRSASICSPGEMAVYLMPALRRARGLAQTRRYDLIHAHFIFPDGVLALALAHLTGLPYVITAHGSDVPGFNPDRFRAMHRVLAPLWRRVVRGAELLISPSHNLTRLIDRAAPAARTVLIPNGIAPARYRADRPRLRRILVVSRLFERKGVQNLIRALAGVTHDHELHVVGAGPYQPELRALSERLAVPVNFHGWLEPGSAMLAELYETASIFVLPSEMENFPIVLLEAMAAGAAIVTTRGTGCDEVVGDAGVLVPPGDPAALRAALVPLMADPSACRALGAAARRRLEQRFSWAAVARRYTEVYQDVIGAPPGVPEAAGVAV; this comes from the coding sequence ATGCGGAAGACCAGAAGGGGGTTGGCGGGGCCAACGCATAGACACGAGCCTGCCCGTGCCCGGATATTGCTGACGGTTGGTCCTCGAGAAGTCCCGGCGTACAAGAAGCTGTCAGTTTGGTTGTGCCCCCTGCCGCGGCATGGGCCGAACCGGCGCATGATGCGAATCCTCACGCTGAGCTACGAGTTCCCGCCCATTGGGGGCGGTGGCTCTCGGGTTGTGGCCGGTCTCGCCGGGCAGCTGGCGCGCGCCGGGCACGCGGTGGATCTCGTGACCATGGCGTTCCAGGAACTTCCGCGGCGGGAAACGGTGGACGGCATCGAGGTGCACCGGGTGCGGTGCTTCCGGCGCTCGGCGTCGATCTGCTCGCCGGGCGAAATGGCCGTGTATCTGATGCCGGCGTTACGAAGGGCGCGTGGTCTGGCGCAAACGCGGCGCTATGACCTGATCCACGCTCACTTCATCTTCCCCGACGGCGTGCTCGCCCTGGCGCTCGCGCATCTTACCGGGCTGCCGTATGTCATCACCGCGCATGGCTCGGACGTGCCGGGGTTCAATCCCGACCGGTTCCGCGCGATGCACCGGGTGCTCGCGCCCCTCTGGCGCCGCGTGGTGCGTGGCGCCGAGCTGCTGATTTCGCCGAGCCACAACCTGACGCGCCTCATTGACCGGGCCGCTCCCGCCGCGCGGACCGTGCTCATCCCGAACGGCATTGCACCCGCGCGCTATCGGGCCGACCGCCCGCGGCTCCGGCGTATCCTCGTCGTGTCCCGCCTCTTCGAGCGGAAGGGGGTGCAGAATCTCATTCGCGCGCTCGCGGGCGTCACCCACGATCACGAGCTCCACGTGGTAGGGGCGGGGCCGTACCAGCCCGAGCTCAGGGCCCTCTCGGAGCGGCTCGCGGTGCCGGTCAACTTCCACGGCTGGCTCGAGCCCGGCTCGGCGATGCTGGCTGAGCTCTATGAGACGGCCTCCATTTTCGTGCTGCCCTCCGAAATGGAGAACTTTCCGATCGTGTTGCTCGAGGCGATGGCGGCCGGCGCCGCCATCGTCACCACGCGCGGCACCGGCTGCGACGAGGTGGTCGGCGACGCGGGCGTGCTGGTGCCGCCGGGCGATCCGGCGGCCTTGCGCGCGGCGCTCGTGCCTCTCATGGCGGACCCCTCGGCGTGCCGCGCGCTCGGGGCCGCGGCCCGGCGCCGATTGGAGCAGCGCTTCAGTTGGGCAGCCGTCGCTCGGCGGTACACGGAGGTCTATCAGGACGTGATCGGCGCCCCTCCGGGCGTGCCGGAGGCGGCAGGCGTTGCCGTCTGA
- a CDS encoding iron-sulfur cluster assembly scaffold protein, which yields MIDRETQIQVLVDHYKRPRHKGALEGADVTMPGGNPGCGDLVTMHVRTEPGSDRIEAVRFEGEGCTISQAAASILAERVNRTHPTLDEVLDYSYDRMIDQLGREVVGFRERCATLALGTLKMAARSIQSYRRLRAAGRSDEEIRELQAALVNARADQGLVFGADAEDQKGVGGANA from the coding sequence GTGATCGATCGCGAGACCCAGATCCAGGTCCTGGTCGACCACTACAAGCGGCCGCGCCACAAGGGCGCGCTGGAGGGGGCGGACGTCACGATGCCCGGCGGCAACCCCGGCTGCGGCGATCTGGTGACGATGCACGTACGCACCGAACCGGGGTCGGACCGGATCGAGGCGGTGCGCTTCGAGGGCGAGGGGTGCACCATCAGCCAGGCGGCGGCGTCGATCCTCGCGGAGCGGGTGAACCGCACGCATCCGACGCTCGACGAGGTGCTCGACTACTCCTACGACCGGATGATCGACCAGCTCGGCCGCGAGGTGGTCGGCTTTCGCGAACGCTGCGCCACGCTCGCGCTCGGCACGCTCAAGATGGCGGCCCGGAGCATCCAGAGCTATCGCCGGCTTCGCGCGGCGGGCCGAAGCGACGAGGAAATCCGGGAGCTGCAGGCCGCGCTGGTCAACGCTCGCGCCGATCAGGGGCTCGTCTTCGGCGCCGATGCGGAAGACCAGAAGGGGGTTGGCGGGGCCAACGCATAG
- a CDS encoding sulfurtransferase gives MAQEQAVPDVMPIDRRGYAHPEVLVSTAWVAEHLSDPKVRLIESDEDVLLYETGHIPGAVKVDWVADLNDPLQRDYVGRERLQALLRSKGVSRDTTIVLYGDKNNWWATYTFWVLRLFGLENLRLMDGGRLRWIQEGRPLTTDAPTYPPGDITVGERNDAGLRAFREEVLAHMRAGRPMVDVRSPEEYRGERLHMPDYPNEGTLRGGHIPGARSIPWGRAVSPETHTFRPASELRTIYEQENGLKRDADTVVYCRIGERSSHTWFALTYLLGFDRVRNYDGSWTEWGNAVRAPIEKP, from the coding sequence ATGGCGCAGGAACAAGCGGTCCCCGACGTGATGCCCATCGACCGGCGCGGCTATGCACACCCCGAGGTGCTGGTTTCGACGGCGTGGGTGGCCGAGCATCTGTCCGATCCGAAGGTACGCCTGATCGAGTCCGATGAAGACGTACTGCTGTACGAGACCGGCCACATCCCGGGCGCGGTGAAGGTCGATTGGGTGGCGGACCTCAACGACCCGCTCCAGCGGGATTACGTCGGCCGTGAGCGCCTCCAGGCGCTGCTCCGGTCCAAGGGTGTGAGCCGCGACACGACGATCGTGCTCTACGGTGACAAGAACAACTGGTGGGCGACATACACCTTCTGGGTGCTGCGCCTCTTTGGACTCGAAAACCTGCGGCTCATGGACGGCGGGCGGCTCCGGTGGATCCAGGAGGGGCGCCCGCTCACCACGGACGCGCCGACATACCCGCCGGGCGACATCACCGTGGGCGAGCGGAACGACGCCGGGCTCCGCGCCTTCCGCGAGGAGGTGTTGGCGCACATGCGCGCGGGGCGGCCGATGGTGGACGTGCGGAGCCCCGAGGAGTACCGCGGCGAGCGGCTCCACATGCCCGACTATCCGAACGAGGGCACGCTCCGCGGCGGCCACATTCCGGGGGCGCGGAGCATCCCGTGGGGGCGCGCGGTGAGCCCCGAGACCCACACGTTTCGCCCGGCGAGCGAGCTGCGCACGATCTACGAGCAGGAGAACGGTCTCAAGCGCGACGCCGACACGGTCGTGTACTGCCGGATCGGAGAGCGGTCATCGCATACCTGGTTCGCGCTCACGTACCTCCTCGGCTTTGATCGCGTGCGAAACTACGACGGCTCGTGGACGGAGTGGGGCAATGCCGTGCGGGCGCCGATCGAGAAGCCGTGA